Proteins co-encoded in one Bacteroidales bacterium genomic window:
- a CDS encoding ABC transporter ATP-binding protein yields the protein MKVKTDNILSLEGFSLSFLSDDVYNEVVDNVSFAVKKGKTLGIVGESGSGKTVTTLSLIKLLDYPPARIDEGKADFSIDGETVDLLSLPEKKLVKYRGKRISCIFQTPMTSLNPSMRCGHQITEILKIHLKLNKKDAYDETIRLFNEVRLPRPEHIFKSYPHEISGGQRQRVMIAMAIACRPDILIADEPTTALDVSVQKSIIELLKDIQEKYQMSIIFISHNLGIVRAIADYVIVMNKGKVVETNTAENIFNHPQQAYTMGLMACKPPLNFNLKYLPTVEDVEKLKEKNPNFSVNEYIKSLIIDKNFSIDNENKILSVQNLKVYYPQKVNSFGNVKKYIKAVDDISFDIYDGETLSLLGESGCGKSTTARVIAGLLYPTSGSIFFNNYDISNLRGRKRIGFCKEIQMVFQDPYSSLNPKKTVGQAMMEPLRVHKILDNEKQRKEKVNYLLDVVGMNPNDFDKYPHEFSGGQRQRVCIARALTLNPKLLICDEPVSSLDVSVQAKVLNLLQKLKEDFKLSMLFISHDIAVVRHVSERISVMKDGAIIESANPFNLISNPQNPYTENLIKSSL from the coding sequence ATGAAAGTCAAAACCGACAATATATTGTCACTGGAAGGGTTTTCTTTATCTTTCCTTTCCGATGATGTATATAACGAGGTTGTTGATAACGTATCTTTCGCCGTAAAGAAAGGTAAAACGCTCGGCATAGTAGGAGAATCGGGTTCCGGGAAAACTGTTACAACTTTATCTCTGATAAAGCTTTTGGATTATCCTCCGGCGAGAATAGATGAAGGAAAAGCTGATTTCTCTATTGACGGAGAAACGGTTGATTTACTTTCGCTGCCTGAAAAAAAACTCGTAAAGTATAGAGGTAAAAGAATCAGTTGTATTTTTCAAACTCCAATGACATCGCTCAATCCTTCGATGCGTTGCGGACATCAAATTACTGAGATTCTTAAAATTCATCTCAAATTAAATAAAAAAGATGCGTACGACGAAACTATCCGCTTATTTAATGAAGTGCGATTACCTCGTCCGGAACATATTTTTAAGTCATATCCCCATGAAATTTCCGGCGGTCAACGCCAGCGAGTCATGATTGCAATGGCAATAGCTTGTCGTCCAGATATCCTAATCGCAGACGAACCGACTACCGCCCTCGATGTCAGTGTTCAAAAAAGCATTATTGAACTATTAAAAGATATACAGGAAAAATATCAAATGTCTATAATCTTTATCTCTCATAATCTTGGAATTGTGCGCGCTATTGCAGATTATGTAATTGTGATGAATAAAGGAAAAGTTGTAGAAACCAATACCGCAGAAAATATTTTTAATCATCCGCAACAAGCATACACAATGGGATTGATGGCTTGTAAACCCCCGTTGAATTTCAACTTGAAATATCTGCCTACTGTTGAAGATGTCGAAAAATTGAAAGAAAAAAATCCGAATTTCTCTGTAAATGAATATATCAAATCATTAATAATTGATAAAAACTTTTCTATTGATAATGAAAATAAGATTCTTTCGGTTCAAAATTTGAAAGTATATTATCCTCAGAAAGTAAATTCTTTCGGTAACGTAAAAAAATATATTAAAGCCGTTGATGATATTTCTTTTGATATTTACGATGGTGAAACTTTAAGTTTGCTGGGAGAGTCGGGTTGCGGAAAATCTACTACGGCAAGAGTTATTGCCGGATTGTTGTATCCTACATCGGGAAGTATATTTTTTAATAATTACGATATCAGTAATTTGCGGGGCAGAAAAAGAATCGGCTTTTGCAAGGAAATTCAAATGGTTTTTCAAGATCCGTATTCTTCTTTAAATCCTAAGAAAACGGTAGGACAAGCAATGATGGAGCCCCTGAGAGTTCATAAAATATTGGATAATGAAAAACAACGCAAGGAAAAAGTAAATTATTTACTTGATGTTGTCGGCATGAATCCGAATGATTTCGATAAATATCCTCATGAATTTTCAGGCGGACAAAGGCAAAGAGTTTGTATAGCAAGGGCATTAACATTAAATCCGAAATTACTTATCTGCGACGAACCGGTTTCGTCTTTAGATGTTTCGGTTCAGGCAAAAGTTTTGAATTTACTTCAAAAATTAAAAGAAGATTTTAAACTCAGTATGTTGTTTATTTCGCACGATATTGCGGTTGTACGCCACGTTTCCGAGAGGATTTCGGTGATGAAAGACGGCGCAATAATTGAAAGTGCAAATCCGTTTAATTTAATCAGTAATCCTCAAAATCCTTACACGGAAAATTTAATTAAATCATCATTATAA
- a CDS encoding AhpC/TSA family protein — protein MKKILLGILVAVTLASCSTKSSEYVINGKLNKADKLFIIERTGRNYSVLHDITITNGQFNVKGSVDSPKLVYLAFEQDKPFKAFFLENSKITISGDRDNPDNIMITGSTSNDLYQAYIKSNKEIEKEQEELYAKYVELSREDRHENELKKIGEDYDKLDKQKNQLILDFVKNNPNSAVSTYLLYRNSYKFDADEINGAFNFLTNEAKKTPDYESLADYVQKLNNVAVGKKFVDFTMNDIEGNPINLSNLVGNGYLLVDFWASWCGPCRNENPNVVIAYNMYKDKGFDILGVSLDRAKDAWVKAIDEDNLTWHHVSDLKMWDNEAAGLYAVRSIPANVIIDKNGIIVKRNIMGDELQEFLASVLE, from the coding sequence ATGAAAAAAATCTTATTAGGAATTTTAGTAGCTGTTACTCTTGCTTCTTGTTCCACAAAATCAAGCGAATACGTTATTAACGGTAAGTTAAATAAGGCTGATAAACTCTTTATTATCGAAAGAACCGGTAGGAATTATTCGGTTTTGCACGATATTACAATAACAAACGGGCAGTTTAACGTTAAAGGCTCTGTTGATTCTCCAAAATTAGTTTATCTCGCTTTTGAACAAGATAAACCTTTCAAAGCTTTCTTCCTCGAAAATTCTAAAATAACAATTTCAGGCGACAGAGATAATCCTGATAATATTATGATTACGGGTTCAACATCCAACGATTTATACCAAGCTTATATTAAATCGAATAAAGAAATTGAAAAAGAACAAGAAGAATTATATGCTAAATATGTTGAACTCAGTAGAGAAGACAGGCATGAAAATGAACTGAAAAAAATTGGGGAAGATTACGACAAATTAGACAAACAAAAAAATCAATTAATCCTTGACTTTGTTAAAAATAATCCGAATTCCGCCGTCTCTACATACTTATTATACAGAAATTCTTATAAGTTCGATGCCGATGAAATAAATGGAGCATTTAATTTTTTAACAAATGAAGCTAAAAAAACTCCTGATTATGAATCGCTAGCAGATTATGTACAAAAACTTAATAATGTTGCGGTAGGCAAAAAGTTTGTTGACTTTACAATGAATGATATTGAAGGAAATCCTATCAATTTATCAAATTTGGTTGGAAACGGTTATTTACTTGTAGATTTCTGGGCTTCATGGTGCGGTCCCTGTCGCAATGAAAACCCAAATGTTGTTATTGCTTACAACATGTACAAAGACAAAGGTTTTGATATTCTCGGCGTTTCTTTGGATCGTGCAAAAGATGCATGGGTAAAAGCTATTGATGAGGATAATTTGACATGGCATCATGTTTCCGATTTAAAAATGTGGGATAATGAAGCTGCAGGCTTATACGCCGTACGCTCAATTCCGGCTAATGTTATTATTGATAAAAACGGAATTATCGTTAAAAGAAATATTATGGGCGATGAATTGCAAGAATTTCTTGCAAGTGTTTTAGAATAA
- the rnr gene encoding ribonuclease R, with protein sequence MANKKSKPNITKLQRNSFMAEVLKVFTTNSQKSYNFRQISSLLGVNDKASKELVRTMLYELKQVNAINEISRGKFKLNEDLAESYGPKATVVTGKVDMKSTGKAYVICKDMDEDVFIAANNTGTAFHGDTVQVRLFPQRKNRKLEGKIIKIVKRDRTQFVGVFKKSPKFAFVIPDGDNMPVDFFIPLEDSMKAKDGEKVVVELAEWPDKAKNPVAKVVEILGQPGDNNVEMLSILVNNAFPAHFPSNVEKEAEKIPHTISESEISKRRDFRNILTFTIDPADAKDFDDALSLQYLPDGDYEVGIHIADVSHYVHPSTLIDNEAFDRGTSVYLVDRTIPMLPEALSNELCSLQPNKDRLCFSAVFVLDEEAKVKNQWFGKTVIHSDRRFDYEEAQAIIEGKQDEYSKVMLTLDRLAKKLRDERYKKGSIDFGSEEVKFKLDETGKPIEVYFKESKDSNKLIEDFMLLANRKVAERIQTFKKNPKDESKPFVYRIHDKPNEAKLMQFSDFIGKMGYKLNLSNHKTISASLNKLFTDISGKGEQNMIETIAVRTMAKAIYSTRNIGHYGLAFDFYTHFTSPIRRYPDLMVHRLLFNYINNKNYVVDGEELEEKCIHCSEMERRAADAERDSVKLKQMEFMAEHIGKTFHGLISGVSKWGLFVELDISKAEGLVRIEDMKDDFYYLDEENYQVVGHHHGKVYKLSDPIDVVVKSIDLQKKQMDLAIAEK encoded by the coding sequence ATGGCAAATAAAAAATCAAAACCCAACATCACAAAACTTCAAAGAAACAGCTTTATGGCTGAAGTACTTAAAGTTTTTACAACTAATTCCCAGAAATCATATAATTTCCGTCAGATATCTTCCCTGCTCGGTGTAAACGATAAAGCCAGCAAAGAGCTCGTCAGAACTATGTTATATGAACTAAAACAAGTAAATGCCATAAATGAAATCTCACGCGGCAAATTTAAACTAAATGAAGATCTTGCCGAAAGTTATGGGCCAAAGGCTACTGTTGTTACAGGTAAAGTGGATATGAAATCCACAGGTAAAGCTTATGTTATCTGTAAAGATATGGATGAAGATGTTTTTATTGCGGCAAACAATACGGGAACGGCTTTTCATGGCGATACGGTTCAAGTTAGATTATTTCCGCAGAGAAAGAACAGGAAACTTGAAGGAAAAATTATCAAGATAGTGAAACGAGACAGAACGCAGTTTGTAGGTGTGTTTAAGAAATCTCCGAAGTTTGCTTTCGTTATTCCCGACGGTGATAATATGCCTGTCGATTTCTTCATTCCTTTGGAAGATTCTATGAAAGCAAAAGATGGAGAGAAAGTTGTTGTAGAATTAGCCGAATGGCCGGACAAGGCGAAGAATCCGGTTGCAAAGGTTGTTGAAATTTTAGGGCAACCCGGCGATAATAATGTTGAAATGCTGTCGATTCTTGTAAATAACGCTTTTCCTGCACACTTCCCGTCTAATGTCGAAAAAGAAGCTGAAAAAATTCCTCATACAATAAGTGAATCTGAGATTAGTAAAAGAAGAGATTTCCGTAATATTCTTACTTTTACGATTGACCCCGCGGATGCTAAGGATTTCGACGATGCTTTGTCTCTGCAATATTTGCCGGATGGCGATTATGAAGTGGGAATTCATATCGCTGATGTTTCTCATTATGTGCACCCGAGTACTTTAATTGATAATGAGGCCTTCGATAGAGGAACGTCTGTTTATCTTGTTGATAGAACAATCCCGATGTTGCCTGAAGCTTTGTCGAATGAATTGTGTTCTCTTCAGCCGAATAAAGACAGGCTTTGTTTTTCCGCAGTTTTTGTTCTTGATGAAGAAGCGAAAGTGAAAAATCAATGGTTCGGTAAAACGGTAATTCATTCTGACAGAAGATTTGATTATGAGGAAGCACAAGCTATTATTGAAGGAAAACAGGACGAATATTCAAAAGTGATGCTAACTCTTGATAGGCTTGCAAAAAAACTTCGCGACGAAAGATATAAAAAAGGTTCTATCGATTTCGGTTCGGAAGAAGTTAAATTCAAACTTGATGAAACCGGAAAACCTATAGAAGTTTATTTCAAGGAATCAAAAGATTCTAATAAATTGATTGAGGATTTTATGCTTCTGGCAAACAGAAAAGTTGCCGAACGTATTCAAACTTTCAAAAAAAATCCGAAAGACGAATCAAAACCATTTGTTTATCGTATTCATGATAAGCCGAATGAAGCTAAACTAATGCAGTTTTCCGATTTCATCGGAAAGATGGGTTATAAACTTAATCTTTCAAATCACAAAACAATTTCGGCCTCATTAAATAAATTATTTACTGATATCAGCGGCAAAGGCGAACAAAATATGATAGAAACCATTGCTGTTAGAACTATGGCAAAAGCGATTTATTCCACAAGAAATATAGGGCATTACGGATTAGCTTTCGATTTTTACACTCATTTTACATCACCTATTCGCCGTTATCCCGACTTGATGGTTCATAGATTGTTGTTTAATTATATTAATAACAAAAATTATGTTGTTGACGGAGAGGAGCTGGAGGAAAAATGTATTCATTGCAGCGAAATGGAGCGCAGAGCCGCTGATGCGGAAAGAGATTCCGTAAAATTGAAACAAATGGAATTTATGGCGGAGCATATCGGAAAAACTTTCCACGGACTTATTTCGGGAGTTTCCAAATGGGGATTGTTTGTTGAACTCGACATAAGCAAAGCCGAAGGTTTGGTTCGAATAGAAGATATGAAAGACGATTTCTATTATCTTGATGAAGAAAATTATCAGGTTGTTGGCCATCATCACGGTAAAGTTTATAAATTAAGCGATCCTATTGATGTTGTGGTAAAAAGCATAGATTTACAAAAGAAACAAATGGACTTGGCAATAGCAGAAAAATAA
- the rsmI gene encoding 16S rRNA (cytidine(1402)-2'-O)-methyltransferase: protein MAKLFIVPTPIGNLDDITIRAINTLKNADFILAEDTRTSGNLLKHYDINTKMIAFHQYNEHSVLNNIINKIKSAESVCLVTDAGTPGISDPGYLLIRECIKHNINVECLPGATAIIPALVCSGLPCDRFYFEGFLPHKKGRITKLEQLKNIDQTFVLYESPFRLLKTLNQLKEYLGEKRQAAVAREISKLHEEYVRGSLNELCEYFNDKTIKGEIVIVVEGKTKEKVNEEI, encoded by the coding sequence ATGGCAAAACTGTTTATTGTACCGACACCGATAGGAAATCTGGATGATATTACCATTAGGGCGATAAATACTTTAAAGAATGCCGATTTTATTCTTGCGGAAGATACAAGAACTTCGGGAAATTTACTTAAGCATTACGATATCAACACAAAGATGATTGCCTTTCATCAATACAATGAACATTCGGTATTAAACAATATCATAAACAAAATAAAATCCGCAGAATCCGTTTGTTTGGTTACTGATGCCGGTACGCCGGGAATTTCCGATCCGGGATATCTTCTTATAAGAGAATGTATTAAACATAACATTAACGTTGAATGTCTTCCGGGTGCTACAGCAATTATTCCCGCTTTGGTATGTTCCGGACTTCCTTGCGACAGATTTTATTTCGAAGGTTTTCTTCCTCATAAAAAAGGAAGAATAACTAAACTCGAACAATTGAAAAATATCGATCAAACCTTTGTATTGTATGAATCGCCGTTTCGACTTCTTAAAACTTTAAATCAGCTCAAAGAATATCTGGGAGAAAAACGGCAAGCTGCTGTTGCACGAGAAATCAGCAAGTTGCACGAAGAATATGTCAGAGGTAGTTTAAACGAGTTATGCGAGTATTTTAACGACAAAACAATTAAAGGCGAAATTGTAATTGTAGTTGAAGGTAAAACAAAAGAAAAAGTAAATGAAGAAATTTAG
- a CDS encoding glycosyltransferase family 4 protein gives MRIAVNTRLLLSGRLEGIGMVTHEILKRITKNHPEHEFIFFFDRQYSPEFIYSDNITPVVVRPQARARILWYLFFEWGIYFALKKYKADIFVSTDGWISLRSKTPTLDVIHDLNYVHFPEFFSNKKHLAYYRKYVPKYIEKSDRVIAVSEYTKQDIIKTYGISKDKIDVVHNAASSDYFPLSEEKQIEVRKELTQGERYFLYVGAFYKRKNLVNLLRAFDRYKNMIPGNEKLVIVGNRKTSYEELEQVYNSMNFKDDVIFTGYLPQEKLNNVVASSIAQVYVSIFEGFGIPIVEAFNAETAVITSNTTSMPEVAGDAALIVDPFNVDEIADAMIKLSTDENLRRQLIEKGRERRKLFDWDKSAEDFWKSLEKIKY, from the coding sequence ATGAGAATAGCAGTAAATACCCGACTTTTACTTTCCGGCCGGCTCGAAGGTATCGGAATGGTTACTCATGAAATTCTCAAAAGGATTACCAAAAATCATCCTGAGCATGAGTTTATTTTCTTTTTTGACCGACAATATTCTCCGGAGTTTATATATTCCGATAATATAACTCCCGTTGTTGTACGCCCTCAGGCAAGAGCAAGAATATTATGGTATTTGTTTTTTGAGTGGGGAATTTATTTTGCTTTAAAAAAATATAAAGCCGATATTTTTGTTTCTACAGACGGCTGGATATCGCTTCGATCTAAAACACCAACTCTGGATGTTATACATGATCTTAATTATGTGCACTTTCCCGAATTCTTTTCTAATAAAAAACATCTCGCATATTACAGGAAATATGTGCCGAAATATATTGAGAAATCGGATAGAGTTATTGCCGTTTCAGAATACACAAAGCAGGATATAATAAAAACTTACGGTATTAGTAAAGATAAGATTGATGTTGTACATAATGCCGCATCAAGTGATTATTTTCCTCTTTCCGAAGAAAAGCAAATTGAGGTAAGGAAGGAATTAACACAAGGTGAAAGATATTTCCTTTACGTGGGAGCATTTTACAAAAGGAAAAATCTTGTAAACCTTTTACGTGCTTTTGACAGATACAAAAATATGATTCCCGGTAACGAAAAACTTGTTATTGTAGGCAACAGAAAAACTTCTTATGAAGAGTTGGAACAAGTTTATAATTCAATGAATTTTAAAGACGATGTTATTTTTACCGGTTATCTTCCGCAAGAAAAATTAAATAATGTTGTGGCATCATCCATAGCACAAGTTTATGTTTCTATTTTCGAAGGATTCGGAATTCCTATTGTTGAAGCTTTTAATGCTGAAACTGCGGTAATTACTTCAAATACCACTTCAATGCCGGAAGTTGCCGGCGATGCGGCGTTAATTGTCGACCCATTCAATGTAGATGAAATTGCAGATGCAATGATTAAATTAAGTACAGATGAAAACCTGCGCCGGCAATTAATAGAAAAAGGTCGTGAAAGACGAAAATTATTCGATTGGGACAAGAGTGCGGAAGATTTTTGGAAATCTTTGGAAAAGATAAAATATTGA
- the lnt gene encoding apolipoprotein N-acyltransferase: MAKTKTKRKKRSSKNLLLAVLSGLLLALAWPTYGFSPLIFIGFVPLLLIERDLMQYVRKYSWLLLRYSFIAFLIFNVITCWWIGKVAFAAGIATCLLNAIVMTFFFQVYHIIRASIYDNRSRGQWILIPIWICFEFLHYNWELNFPWLNLGNVFATSIKLIQWYDVTGVLGGSLWVLLTNVFVFKAIDKWLRKDRQYAILGKRLLIPLTIIFVPIIISLIRFHTYKEVEDPITVVVYQPNSDPFNEKFSLSANEFIDRLFIDMQDILGVDVDLIVCPETALQAQLWEHEIDKSSYISRIRKGLETKASNAGMVMGASTYKLYQEGEEHKPYTKKFSSQDVYYDSFNTNIYIDTSNILQIYHKSKLTPGVEIMPYIRYLKFLENLALDLGGTVGSLGYDEEQNPFVNEDMSVRIAPIICYESLFGEHVSNFVRNGANLITISTNDGWWGNTQGHKQHCAYASLLAIETRRSIARSANTGISCTVNQRGEISNATEYWEQAVFKDEINLNTKKTFYVRYGDYVAHISLIILIVLVIISFINSLVLKRVERIEKVM; this comes from the coding sequence ATGGCAAAAACAAAAACGAAAAGAAAAAAACGTAGCAGCAAAAATTTACTATTGGCGGTTTTATCGGGCTTATTATTGGCGCTTGCTTGGCCGACATACGGATTCTCTCCTTTGATTTTCATCGGTTTTGTTCCGTTGTTATTGATTGAAAGGGATTTGATGCAATATGTGCGAAAATATTCCTGGTTGTTACTTCGCTATTCATTTATTGCGTTTTTAATTTTCAATGTAATAACTTGTTGGTGGATTGGCAAAGTTGCTTTTGCGGCTGGAATTGCAACCTGTTTGTTGAATGCTATTGTTATGACTTTCTTTTTCCAGGTTTATCATATTATAAGAGCGAGTATTTATGATAATAGAAGTCGCGGACAATGGATTTTAATACCGATATGGATTTGTTTTGAATTTTTGCATTACAATTGGGAGTTGAATTTTCCTTGGTTGAATTTGGGAAACGTTTTTGCTACGTCAATAAAACTTATTCAGTGGTATGATGTTACCGGAGTGCTTGGCGGTTCGTTGTGGGTTCTGCTTACGAATGTTTTTGTTTTTAAAGCGATAGATAAATGGCTCAGAAAAGACAGACAATATGCTATATTGGGCAAACGATTACTTATTCCTTTAACAATTATATTTGTGCCGATAATAATCTCATTGATAAGATTTCACACATATAAGGAAGTTGAAGATCCGATAACTGTTGTTGTGTATCAACCTAACAGCGACCCGTTTAATGAAAAGTTCTCCTTATCCGCAAATGAATTTATTGACAGATTATTTATTGATATGCAGGATATTCTTGGTGTAGATGTTGATTTGATAGTTTGTCCCGAAACTGCTTTACAGGCACAGCTCTGGGAACACGAAATAGATAAATCGTCATATATTTCACGCATTCGAAAAGGATTGGAAACAAAAGCTTCTAATGCCGGAATGGTAATGGGAGCATCTACATATAAATTATATCAAGAAGGAGAAGAACATAAGCCCTACACAAAGAAGTTTAGTAGTCAGGATGTTTATTATGATTCTTTCAATACAAATATATATATAGATACAAGCAACATTCTTCAGATATATCATAAGTCGAAACTAACGCCGGGCGTTGAAATTATGCCGTATATCAGATATTTAAAATTTCTCGAAAACTTGGCCTTAGACCTTGGAGGCACTGTCGGTTCTTTAGGTTACGATGAAGAACAAAATCCTTTTGTAAATGAAGATATGTCTGTAAGAATAGCTCCTATAATCTGTTATGAATCGCTTTTCGGCGAACATGTTTCTAACTTTGTCCGTAACGGTGCAAATTTGATTACAATTTCTACCAATGACGGCTGGTGGGGAAATACACAAGGGCATAAACAACATTGTGCATATGCTTCACTGCTTGCGATTGAAACAAGGCGAAGTATTGCGCGCTCTGCAAATACAGGCATTTCATGTACTGTAAATCAAAGGGGTGAAATTTCCAATGCTACCGAATATTGGGAGCAGGCGGTTTTTAAGGATGAAATTAATTTAAACACAAAAAAGACTTTTTATGTAAGATATGGCGATTATGTTGCACATATTTCCTTAATAATATTAATTGTTCTTGTGATTATTTCTTTTATTAATAGTCTGGTATTGAAGAGAGTTGAAAGGATAGAGAAAGTAATGTGA
- a CDS encoding M20/M25/M40 family metallo-hydrolase: MKRILISISFLFYSVFALSQDLVYMRYIIDNLTSKAMSGRAYTNKGAKKASKFIADEFGKLQLSRFNNSYFQDLSYPTSDFIKTPKVIIDGKKLDPASEFIITRSSGSAKGNFTIVPFLNDPLVHNDAFQEILALGDKTKVLLTDRFHSNLINKDFEPYAGTIIISKNNRLSWAMSDARELKDNFTIYVTKDAIDTSAKKLYVDIKNKEIKEFNTRNVIGFIPGRSENANYLMIGAHYDHIGGFGKEIHMPGANDNSTGIATLLAIAKYLKEEKINLEHHLLIIAFTGEEAGLIGSKYFADNPPIPLDKIDFFINFDMVGGGSDGITIVQGKVFPEETEILKALNEKNNYFPKVVVKDVSYNSDHAPLYAKNVPSVFIHTQGSGLVEYHNIYDLPNENILDRSSEFVRLMVEFLQELDKK, from the coding sequence ATGAAACGCATATTAATAAGCATTTCTTTTTTATTTTACAGTGTGTTTGCACTGTCGCAAGATTTGGTATATATGCGGTACATTATTGATAACTTAACTTCAAAAGCCATGTCCGGCAGAGCATATACAAACAAAGGAGCAAAAAAGGCTTCAAAGTTTATTGCCGACGAATTTGGAAAACTTCAACTTTCTAGGTTTAATAATTCATATTTTCAAGACCTGTCCTACCCTACTTCCGATTTTATTAAGACTCCAAAAGTTATCATAGACGGAAAAAAATTAGATCCTGCTTCGGAATTTATAATTACAAGATCATCCGGATCGGCAAAAGGTAATTTTACAATTGTTCCTTTTCTTAATGATCCGCTGGTGCACAATGATGCTTTTCAAGAAATATTAGCACTGGGCGATAAAACAAAAGTTCTTTTAACCGACAGATTTCATTCGAATTTAATAAATAAAGATTTTGAGCCTTACGCCGGAACAATAATAATTTCTAAAAACAACAGGTTGTCTTGGGCGATGAGCGATGCCCGCGAATTGAAAGATAATTTTACTATTTACGTTACAAAAGATGCAATCGATACATCGGCAAAAAAACTTTATGTTGATATTAAAAATAAGGAAATCAAAGAATTTAATACCCGCAATGTAATCGGATTTATTCCTGGCAGATCGGAAAATGCAAACTATCTTATGATAGGAGCTCATTACGATCATATCGGCGGTTTCGGCAAAGAAATCCACATGCCCGGAGCAAATGATAATTCAACCGGAATTGCAACTCTGTTAGCAATTGCAAAATATCTGAAAGAAGAAAAGATTAATCTCGAACATCATTTGTTAATTATAGCTTTTACAGGCGAAGAAGCCGGATTAATCGGTTCGAAATACTTCGCGGATAATCCGCCCATTCCACTTGATAAAATCGATTTCTTTATCAACTTCGACATGGTCGGCGGCGGATCCGACGGAATTACTATTGTGCAAGGAAAAGTTTTTCCTGAAGAAACCGAAATCCTGAAAGCATTAAACGAAAAAAATAATTACTTCCCTAAAGTCGTTGTTAAAGATGTATCATATAATAGCGACCATGCTCCTTTATATGCTAAAAACGTGCCGTCGGTATTTATTCATACTCAAGGCAGCGGTTTAGTTGAATATCACAATATCTACGATCTGCCTAATGAAAATATTTTAGATAGAAGTAGTGAATTTGTACGGCTGATGGTAGAATTTCTTCAAGAATTAGATAAAAAATAA
- a CDS encoding thymidine kinase yields the protein MFFERSYNNTARSGWIEVICGSMFSGKTEELLRRLRRAKIAKQRVEIYKPKIDIRYDDVNIVSHDDNAIPSKPVETAEEILFYAQGVDVIGIDEAQFFDVELANVCNKLADQGIRVIVAGLDMDFQRVPFGPMPALIASAEYVDKVHAVCVKCGNLAQYSHRTAVGKQQVLLGETDSYEPLCRACYLNSTGNNK from the coding sequence ATGTTTTTTGAACGATCATATAATAATACTGCTCGTAGCGGTTGGATTGAAGTAATCTGCGGATCAATGTTTTCCGGAAAAACCGAAGAGCTGTTGCGAAGGTTAAGAAGGGCGAAGATAGCAAAACAACGCGTAGAAATCTATAAACCGAAAATTGATATAAGATATGATGATGTGAATATTGTTTCGCATGATGATAATGCTATTCCTTCCAAACCTGTTGAAACTGCGGAAGAAATTTTGTTTTATGCACAGGGTGTTGATGTTATAGGAATTGATGAAGCTCAGTTTTTTGATGTAGAACTTGCTAATGTTTGCAACAAATTAGCCGATCAGGGAATTAGAGTTATTGTTGCCGGACTGGATATGGATTTTCAAAGAGTACCTTTTGGTCCGATGCCCGCATTAATTGCTTCTGCCGAATATGTTGATAAAGTGCATGCTGTTTGTGTTAAATGCGGTAATTTAGCACAATATTCTCATAGAACGGCCGTAGGCAAGCAGCAAGTTTTGCTTGGGGAAACCGACAGTTATGAGCCGCTTTGCAGGGCCTGCTATTTAAACTCAACCGGGAATAATAAATAG